From one Lolium rigidum isolate FL_2022 chromosome 4, APGP_CSIRO_Lrig_0.1, whole genome shotgun sequence genomic stretch:
- the LOC124648566 gene encoding WAT1-related protein At5g07050-like yields the protein MAFSAGFMEKAKPYFAMIALQFGYAGMNVLTKVSLNGGMSHYVLVVYRHAFATVAIAPFALILERKVRPKMTWSIFFQIFVLALLGPVIDQNFYYVGLKYTGPTFACAMSNILPAMTFVMAVIFRMEKIELKKVRCQAKIFGTVVTVAGAMLMTLYKGPLMHLAWTRHSQSGGGGEAPAVVDPTGKEWFLGSLFVIIATLAWASLFILQTHTIKQYTAQLSLTTLICFVGTIQAVVVTFVMERRPSVWTIGFDMNLLAAAYAGIVTSSIAYYVQGLVIKKTGPVFASAFSPLMMIIVAVMGSFILSEKIYLGAVLGAVVIVVGLYAVLWGKHKETQEKEATPLPVATNGHGATNTEMIGAAGARNDRDATGPTRPASNGRGDGSASAV from the exons atggcttttTCTGCTGGTTTCATGGAGAAGGCTAAGCCTTACTTCGCCATGATCGCCTTGCAGTTCGGCTACGCCGGCATGAACGTCCTAACCAAGGTCTCCCTAAATGGCGGGATGAGCCACTACGTCCTCGTCGTTTACCGCCACGCCTTCGCCACTGTAGCCATTGCTCCCTTCGCCCTCATCCTCGAGAG GAAAGTgaggccgaagatgacgtggtcgaTCTTCTTCCAAATTTTCGTCCTTGCTCTTCTCGG ACCGGTGATCGACCAGAATTTCTACTACGTCGGCTTGAAGTACACCGGGCCGACCTTCGCATGCGCGATGAGCAACATCCTGCCGGCGATGACCTTCGTCATGGCGGTGATCTTCAG GATGGAGAAAATAGAGCTGAAGAAGGTGCGGTGCCAGGCCAAGATCTTCGGCACGGTGGTGACGGTGGCCGGCGCGATGCTGATGACTCTCTACAAGGGCCCGCTCATGCACCTGGCCTGGACCAGGCACTCTcagtccggcggcggcggggaggcgccCGCCGTAGTCGACCCCACCGGCAAGGAGTGGTTCCTGGGctccctcttcgtcatcatcgccACCCTCGCATGGGCCTCCCTCTTCATCCTGCAGACCCACACCATCAAGCAGTATACCGCCCAGCTCTCCCTCACCACGCTCATCTGTTTCGTCGGCACCATCCAGGCCGTCGTGGTCACCTTCGTCATGGAGCGCCGCCCCTCCGTCTGGACCATCGGCTTCGACATGAACCTCCTCGCAGCCGCATACGCCGGCATCGTGACGTCGAGCATCGCCTACTACGTGCAGGGGCTGGTGATCAAGAAGACTGGGCCAGTCTTCGCGTCGGCTTTCAGCCCGCTGATGATGATCATCGTGGCGGTCATGGGGTCCTTCATCCTCTCCGAGAAGATATACCTCGGGGCAGTGCTGGGCGCCGTGGTGATCGTCGTCGGGCTCTACGCCGTCCTCTGGGGCAAGCACAAGGAGACGCAGGAGAAGGAGGCAACGCCGCTGCCGGTGGCCACCAATGGACACGGTGCCACGAACACGGAGATGATCGGCGCCGCCGGTGCCCGAAATGATCGTGACGCGACCGGGCCGACGAGGCCGGCCTCCAACGGACGTGGAGATGGATCAGCTAGTGCAGTCTGA